The following coding sequences lie in one Streptomyces sp. NBC_00510 genomic window:
- a CDS encoding inositol monophosphatase — protein MNDHLKDELLAVALEAARRAGELLRDGRPADLGVAATKSSPIDVVTEMDIAAEKLIASFIIERRPDDGLLGEEGASTPGTSGVRWVIDPLDGTVNYLYGLPSWAVSIAAERDGETLVGVVEAPMRGESYRAVLGRGAWVGDRPAAVRPAPPMDQALIGTGFGYLQERREGQARVLRELVPQVRDIRRGGSAAIDLCDVGCGRLNGYYERGLNPWDYTAGALFAREAGALTGGRPGVPESTELTVAAPPGLFEPLQRRLDELGAWHD, from the coding sequence GTGAACGACCACCTCAAGGACGAACTCCTGGCCGTGGCCCTCGAGGCCGCCCGCAGGGCGGGCGAGCTGCTGCGCGACGGCCGCCCGGCCGACCTCGGTGTGGCCGCCACAAAGAGCAGTCCGATCGACGTCGTCACCGAGATGGACATCGCCGCGGAGAAGCTGATCGCCTCCTTCATCATCGAGCGCCGCCCGGACGACGGGCTCCTGGGCGAGGAGGGCGCCAGCACCCCGGGCACCAGCGGGGTCCGGTGGGTGATCGACCCGCTGGACGGCACCGTGAACTACCTGTACGGCCTGCCGTCGTGGGCGGTGAGCATCGCGGCCGAGCGGGACGGCGAGACGCTCGTCGGGGTCGTCGAGGCCCCGATGCGCGGCGAGAGCTACCGCGCGGTGCTGGGCCGGGGCGCGTGGGTGGGCGACCGGCCGGCGGCCGTGCGCCCGGCGCCGCCGATGGACCAGGCGCTGATCGGCACCGGCTTCGGCTACCTGCAGGAGCGCCGCGAGGGCCAGGCGAGGGTGCTGCGCGAGCTGGTGCCGCAGGTGCGGGACATACGCCGCGGCGGATCCGCCGCCATCGACCTGTGCGACGTGGGCTGCGGCCGCCTCAACGGCTACTACGAGCGCGGCCTGAACCCGTGGGACTACACGGCGGGCGCGCTGTTCGCCCGCGAGGCAGGTGCCCTGACCGGCGGCCGCCCCGGGGTGCCGGAGTCCACGGAGCTGACCGTGGCGGCCCCGCCGGGACTGTTCGAGCCCCTGCAGCGCCGGCTCGACGAACTCGGCGCCTGGCACGACTGA
- a CDS encoding ferrochelatase produces MSDHTEAGTATPYDALLLLSFGGPEGPDDVVPFLENVTRGRGIPRERLKEVGQHYFLFGGVSPINAQNRELLEALRKDFAGHGLDLPVYWGNRNWSPYLTDTLRELAGDGHRRVLVLATSAYASYSGCRQYRENLADSLAALEAEGHPVPRVDKLRHYFNHPGFVRPMADAVLTALATLPKDVRDGAHLAFTTHSIPTAAADTSGRPEDHGEGGAYVAEHLDTARVIADAVREATGTDRPWKLVYQSRSGAPHIPWLEPDICDHLEELHASGAPAAVMVPIGFVSDHMEVKYDLDTEATAKAAELGLPVARAATVGADPRFAAAVRELVLERAATERGLTPERCALGALGPSHDVCPVGCCPARSPRPAAAGAE; encoded by the coding sequence ATGTCCGATCACACCGAGGCCGGCACCGCCACTCCGTACGACGCACTGCTCCTGCTGTCCTTCGGGGGGCCCGAGGGGCCCGACGACGTCGTCCCCTTCCTGGAGAACGTCACGCGCGGCCGTGGCATCCCCCGCGAGCGCCTGAAGGAGGTGGGGCAGCACTACTTCCTGTTCGGCGGGGTCAGCCCCATCAACGCGCAGAACCGCGAATTGCTGGAGGCGCTGCGCAAGGACTTCGCCGGGCACGGCCTCGACCTGCCGGTGTACTGGGGCAACCGCAACTGGTCGCCCTACCTCACCGACACGCTGCGCGAGCTGGCCGGGGACGGCCACCGCCGGGTCCTGGTCCTGGCCACCAGCGCGTACGCCTCCTACTCCGGCTGCCGGCAGTACCGCGAGAACCTCGCCGACTCCCTGGCCGCCCTCGAGGCCGAAGGACACCCCGTCCCCCGTGTGGACAAGCTGCGGCACTACTTCAACCACCCCGGCTTCGTCCGGCCGATGGCCGACGCGGTGCTGACCGCCCTCGCCACGCTGCCGAAGGACGTCCGGGACGGGGCGCACCTGGCGTTCACCACCCACTCGATCCCCACCGCGGCCGCCGACACCTCCGGCCGCCCCGAGGACCACGGTGAGGGCGGCGCCTACGTCGCCGAGCACCTGGACACCGCCCGGGTGATCGCCGACGCCGTCCGCGAGGCCACCGGCACCGACCGCCCGTGGAAGCTCGTCTACCAGTCCCGCAGCGGCGCCCCCCACATCCCGTGGCTGGAGCCCGACATCTGCGACCACCTGGAGGAGCTGCACGCCTCCGGCGCCCCCGCCGCCGTCATGGTGCCGATCGGCTTCGTCTCCGACCACATGGAGGTCAAGTACGACCTCGACACCGAGGCGACCGCCAAGGCCGCGGAACTGGGGCTGCCCGTCGCCCGCGCCGCCACCGTGGGCGCGGACCCGCGCTTCGCGGCCGCCGTGCGCGAGCTGGTGCTGGAGCGCGCCGCCACCGAGCGGGGCCTGACCCCCGAGCGGTGCGCGCTGGGCGCGCTCGGACCCAGCCACGACGTGTGCCCCGTGGGCTGCTGCCCGGCGCGCAGCCCCCGGCCCGCTGCCGCGGGCGCCGAGTGA
- a CDS encoding MFS transporter → MPSPYRAIFSTPGTRGFSAAGFIGRMPLSMLGIGIVTMMSQVTGRYGIAGGLAATLALAGAALGPQVSRLVDRYGQRRVLRPAAGVTVLAVAGLLVCVRTGAPDWALFVCVAPAGTTPSLGAMVRARWAMIHRGSPALLHTAYSFESVVDEVCFIVGPILSIGLCTIWFPEAGPLLAVLFLAAGVWLLSAQRATEPPPHPREQHTPGSALRSRGLQVLVLTFVATGALFGAVDVNTVAFAEEQGHKAAASVVLAVYAAGSCLAGVLFGLMKPTGTASRRFLLGVVAMAVSMIPPLLVGNLPFLAVALFVAGLSIAPTMVTTMALVEQLVPRAKLTEGMTWTSTGLAVGVALGASAAGWVIDAAGARAAFAVPASAAALAVVAAFLGYRRLEPAPELEGTRAHGYDEQDRREGHMA, encoded by the coding sequence GTGCCCAGTCCCTATCGTGCGATCTTCTCCACTCCGGGGACCAGGGGTTTCTCGGCGGCGGGCTTCATCGGCCGGATGCCGCTGTCCATGCTCGGCATCGGCATCGTGACGATGATGTCCCAGGTCACCGGCCGCTACGGGATCGCGGGCGGGCTCGCGGCCACCCTGGCGCTGGCCGGGGCGGCGCTGGGTCCGCAGGTCTCCCGCCTGGTCGACCGGTACGGCCAGCGCAGGGTGCTGCGCCCGGCGGCCGGGGTGACGGTGCTGGCGGTGGCGGGCCTGCTGGTGTGCGTACGGACCGGGGCTCCGGACTGGGCGCTCTTCGTGTGCGTCGCGCCGGCGGGGACGACCCCGAGCCTGGGCGCCATGGTGCGGGCGCGCTGGGCCATGATCCACCGGGGGTCGCCCGCGCTGCTGCACACCGCCTACTCCTTCGAGTCCGTCGTCGACGAGGTCTGCTTCATCGTGGGCCCGATCCTGTCGATCGGGCTGTGCACGATCTGGTTCCCCGAGGCGGGGCCGCTGCTGGCCGTGCTCTTCCTGGCGGCCGGGGTGTGGCTGCTGAGCGCGCAGCGCGCCACCGAACCGCCGCCCCACCCGCGCGAACAGCACACCCCCGGCTCCGCGCTGCGCTCCCGCGGGCTGCAGGTGCTCGTGCTGACCTTCGTCGCGACCGGGGCGCTCTTCGGTGCCGTGGACGTGAACACCGTGGCCTTCGCCGAGGAGCAGGGCCACAAGGCCGCGGCGAGCGTGGTGCTGGCGGTGTACGCGGCGGGTTCCTGCCTCGCGGGGGTGCTTTTCGGACTGATGAAGCCGACGGGAACGGCCTCCCGCCGCTTCCTCCTGGGCGTGGTGGCCATGGCCGTGAGTATGATCCCGCCACTACTGGTCGGGAACTTGCCGTTCCTGGCCGTGGCGCTGTTCGTCGCGGGCCTGTCCATCGCACCGACGATGGTCACCACCATGGCGCTCGTCGAGCAGTTGGTACCGCGCGCGAAGCTGACCGAGGGCATGACGTGGACGAGCACGGGGCTCGCGGTCGGTGTGGCGCTCGGCGCCTCTGCGGCCGGGTGGGTGATCGACGCGGCGGGGGCCCGGGCCGCGTTCGCGGTGCCCGCCTCCGCCGCGGCGCTCGCCGTGGTGGCGGCCTTCCTGGGGTACCGCCGGCTGGAGCCGGCGCCTGAGCTGGAGGGGACGCGTGCGCATGGCTACGACGAACAGGACCGCCGGGAAGGCCACATGGCGTAA
- a CDS encoding FAD-binding protein, with protein sequence MATTNRTAGKATWRNWAGNVQALPARTESPASVDELAAVVRKAAADGLPAKAVGTGHSFTSTAATSGVLIRPEAMTAVRGIDREAGTVTVEAGVQLKHLNALLATEGLSLTNMGDIMEQTVAGATSTGTHGTGRDSGSIAAQIKALELVLADGSVLTCSAEENAEVFAAARIGLGALGVVSALTFAVEPLFLLAAREEPMRFDRVVAEFDQLVEENEHFEFYWFPHTDSCNTKRNNRSQGPAAPVPGVRGWIDDEFLSNGVFHAACAVGRAAPALIPGIAQVSSRALSARAYTDVPYKVFTHPRRVRFVEMEYAVPREAAVEVLRELKSMVESSQFRISFPVEVRVAPADDIALSTASGRDTAYVAVHMYRGSRYQEYFTAVEQIMTAHQGRPHWGKIHTRDADYFAKAYPRFAEFTALRDRLDPDRLFRNDYLRRVLGE encoded by the coding sequence ATGGCTACGACGAACAGGACCGCCGGGAAGGCCACATGGCGTAACTGGGCGGGCAACGTGCAGGCCCTGCCCGCGCGGACCGAGTCACCCGCCTCGGTGGACGAACTGGCGGCCGTGGTCCGCAAGGCGGCGGCGGACGGGCTCCCGGCCAAGGCGGTCGGCACCGGGCACTCCTTCACCTCGACGGCGGCGACCTCGGGCGTCCTGATCCGGCCCGAGGCGATGACCGCGGTGCGGGGCATCGACCGCGAGGCCGGCACGGTCACGGTGGAGGCGGGCGTCCAGCTCAAGCACCTCAACGCGCTGCTCGCCACCGAGGGCCTGTCGCTCACGAACATGGGCGACATCATGGAACAGACCGTGGCCGGCGCGACCAGCACCGGGACCCACGGCACGGGCCGCGACTCGGGCTCCATAGCCGCCCAGATCAAGGCGCTGGAACTGGTGCTCGCCGACGGTTCGGTGCTCACCTGCTCGGCGGAGGAGAACGCCGAGGTCTTCGCCGCCGCCCGGATCGGGCTGGGCGCGCTCGGCGTGGTCAGCGCGCTCACCTTCGCGGTCGAGCCGCTCTTCCTGCTCGCCGCGCGCGAGGAGCCCATGCGCTTCGACCGGGTGGTCGCCGAGTTCGACCAACTGGTCGAGGAGAACGAGCACTTCGAGTTCTACTGGTTCCCGCACACCGACAGCTGCAACACCAAGCGGAACAACCGCAGCCAGGGGCCCGCCGCCCCGGTCCCGGGCGTGCGCGGCTGGATCGACGACGAGTTCCTTTCCAACGGGGTCTTCCACGCGGCCTGCGCCGTGGGCCGGGCGGCGCCCGCCCTGATCCCGGGCATCGCCCAGGTCTCCAGCCGGGCCCTGTCGGCCCGCGCCTACACCGACGTCCCGTACAAGGTGTTCACCCATCCACGTCGTGTGCGTTTCGTGGAGATGGAGTACGCGGTGCCGCGCGAGGCCGCGGTGGAGGTGCTGCGCGAACTGAAGTCCATGGTCGAGTCCTCTCAGTTCAGGATCAGCTTCCCCGTGGAGGTGCGGGTCGCCCCGGCGGACGACATCGCGCTGTCGACGGCCTCCGGCCGGGACACCGCGTACGTCGCGGTGCACATGTACCGCGGCAGCCGGTACCAGGAGTACTTCACGGCGGTCGAGCAGATCATGACCGCCCATCAGGGGCGCCCCCACTGGGGGAAGATCCACACCCGGGACGCGGACTACTTCGCCAAGGCCTACCCGCGCTTCGCCGAGTTCACCGCCCTGCGCGACCGGCTGGACCCGGACCGGCTGTTCCGCAACGACTACCTGCGGCGGGTGCTCGGCGAATAG
- the sepH gene encoding septation protein SepH: MTSAGTTREVTVPELRVVAVSNDGTRLVLKAADSTEYTLPIDERLRAAIRNDRARLGQIEIEVESHLRPRDIQARIRAGATAEEVAQLGGIPVERVRRFEGPVLAERAFMAERARKTAVRRQGESTGPQLGEAVAERLLLRGAEKDSVLWDSWRRDDGTWEVLLVYRVAGEPHSASWTYDPPRRLVQAVDDEARALIGETTQEAAQEPSYPFVPRIARLPRDRALERPDRAERAERTAEERAEEERDSLTSLLEAVPSFRGDMVVPAQAGPPTVTPDTPAAAAAAVTEDGPDTPGAEEEAPPAPAASAGAGSAYADVLMPRSVGAHRDRLVGSTDRQAEADGVRPGRRATVPSWDEIVFGSRRKKQD, from the coding sequence GTGACGTCGGCAGGCACCACCCGGGAGGTAACCGTGCCCGAACTGCGTGTCGTGGCCGTCAGCAACGACGGCACACGACTGGTGCTCAAGGCTGCCGACAGCACGGAGTACACGCTTCCGATCGACGAACGCCTACGTGCCGCCATCCGCAACGACCGGGCGCGGCTGGGCCAGATCGAGATCGAGGTCGAGAGCCATCTGCGTCCGCGCGACATCCAGGCGCGGATACGAGCCGGTGCCACCGCGGAGGAGGTCGCGCAGCTCGGCGGGATCCCGGTGGAGCGCGTCCGGCGCTTCGAGGGCCCCGTGCTGGCGGAGCGCGCCTTCATGGCCGAGCGGGCCCGCAAGACCGCGGTGCGGCGTCAGGGCGAGAGCACCGGTCCGCAGCTCGGTGAGGCCGTCGCCGAGCGGCTGCTGCTGCGCGGCGCCGAGAAGGACAGCGTCCTGTGGGACTCCTGGCGACGTGACGACGGCACCTGGGAGGTGCTCCTCGTCTACCGGGTGGCCGGTGAGCCGCACTCCGCGAGCTGGACGTACGACCCGCCGCGGCGGCTCGTCCAGGCCGTGGACGACGAGGCGCGCGCGCTCATCGGGGAGACGACCCAGGAGGCCGCGCAGGAGCCGAGCTACCCCTTCGTACCGCGGATCGCGCGGCTGCCGCGCGACCGTGCGCTGGAGCGGCCCGACCGCGCCGAGCGGGCGGAACGCACGGCCGAGGAGCGGGCGGAGGAGGAGCGCGACTCCCTGACCAGCCTCCTGGAGGCGGTCCCCAGCTTCCGCGGCGACATGGTGGTGCCGGCCCAGGCGGGGCCGCCCACCGTCACGCCCGACACGCCGGCCGCGGCCGCGGCAGCGGTCACGGAAGACGGTCCCGACACGCCCGGGGCGGAGGAGGAGGCGCCGCCGGCCCCCGCCGCGAGCGCCGGCGCGGGCTCCGCGTACGCCGACGTCCTGATGCCGCGTTCGGTCGGCGCCCACCGCGACCGGCTGGTCGGGTCCACCGACCGCCAGGCCGAGGCGGACGGGGTCCGTCCGGGGCGGCGGGCGACGGTGCCGAGCTGGGACGAGATCGTCTTCGGGAGCCGGCGCAAGAAGCAGGACTGA
- a CDS encoding sulfurtransferase, with the protein MHPVITVTELAAPPKGVPAGAALLDVRWQLGGPPGRPAYEAGHLPGAHYVDLDTELAGPPGEAGRHPLPDLAVFTAAMRRAGVGADRDVVVYDGGLGWGAARAWWLLRWAGHERVRVLDGGLAAWTAAGLPLETDVPAYEEGDFTAAPGALPVLTADEAAALARRGVLLDARAPERYRGDTEPIDPVAGHIPGAVNAPTTQNVVPDTGVFLAADELAARFGKAGATPGAEVGVYCGSGVSGAHEVLALAVAGIPAALYVGSWSEWSTAGRDVATGPQPG; encoded by the coding sequence ATGCATCCTGTCATTACCGTAACCGAATTGGCCGCGCCGCCGAAGGGCGTCCCGGCAGGCGCCGCCCTTCTGGACGTCCGCTGGCAACTGGGCGGGCCGCCCGGCCGTCCCGCGTACGAGGCCGGTCATCTGCCCGGCGCGCACTACGTCGACCTGGACACCGAACTCGCCGGACCGCCCGGGGAGGCGGGCCGCCATCCCCTCCCGGACCTCGCGGTGTTCACCGCCGCCATGCGCCGCGCGGGCGTCGGCGCGGACCGCGACGTCGTGGTCTACGACGGCGGTCTCGGCTGGGGCGCGGCCCGCGCGTGGTGGCTGCTGCGGTGGGCCGGGCACGAGCGGGTCCGCGTCCTGGACGGCGGGCTCGCGGCGTGGACGGCGGCGGGACTGCCCCTCGAGACGGACGTCCCCGCCTACGAGGAGGGCGACTTCACCGCGGCGCCGGGCGCGCTTCCCGTGCTCACCGCCGACGAGGCGGCGGCACTGGCCCGCCGCGGCGTCCTCCTGGACGCCCGTGCGCCGGAGCGCTACCGGGGCGACACCGAGCCCATCGACCCCGTCGCCGGTCACATCCCCGGCGCGGTCAACGCCCCGACCACGCAGAACGTCGTCCCGGACACCGGAGTCTTCCTCGCCGCCGACGAACTGGCGGCGCGCTTCGGCAAGGCCGGCGCCACGCCCGGCGCCGAGGTCGGCGTCTACTGCGGCTCGGGCGTCTCCGGCGCCCACGAGGTGCTGGCCCTGGCGGTCGCCGGCATCCCCGCGGCGCTCTACGTCGGCTCCTGGAGCGAGTGGTCCACGGCGGGCCGCGACGTCGCGACCGGGCCGCAACCGGGCTGA
- a CDS encoding VOC family protein: MTEVGNRHPHGTPCWVSLLAHSVEATQEFYSHLFGWEFHPGPHSLGLYVRATLDGKSVAGIGELPRDRHLPIAWTTYFATDDADKTAELIRICGGTVGVGPLDADDAGRLAVASDPMGAVFGVWQARHHRGTEVFGVPGAPVWNELVTRETSLVGKFYSVVFGLETDAVVSTDFDYLTLHLAGRPVGGIHGVGRALPRDRGAHWMTYFEVADTDAAARQVTDLGGTVIRTPRDSEYGRLATVADPEGAVFTVIRSRPQPGGGGS; encoded by the coding sequence ATGACCGAGGTAGGGAACCGCCACCCGCACGGCACCCCGTGCTGGGTCAGCCTGCTGGCTCACAGCGTCGAGGCCACGCAGGAGTTCTACAGCCATCTGTTCGGCTGGGAGTTCCACCCCGGTCCGCATTCGCTGGGCCTGTACGTGCGCGCCACGCTGGACGGGAAGAGCGTGGCCGGCATCGGCGAGCTGCCCAGGGACCGGCACCTGCCCATCGCCTGGACGACCTACTTCGCCACGGACGACGCCGACAAGACCGCCGAGCTGATCCGGATCTGCGGCGGCACGGTGGGCGTCGGCCCGCTGGACGCGGACGACGCGGGACGGCTGGCCGTCGCCTCGGACCCGATGGGCGCGGTGTTCGGGGTGTGGCAGGCCCGGCACCACCGCGGGACCGAGGTCTTCGGGGTACCGGGCGCGCCGGTCTGGAACGAGCTGGTCACCCGGGAGACCTCGCTGGTCGGCAAGTTCTACTCGGTGGTCTTCGGGCTGGAGACCGACGCGGTCGTCTCCACCGACTTCGACTACCTCACGCTCCACCTCGCCGGCCGTCCGGTCGGCGGGATCCACGGCGTCGGCCGGGCCCTGCCGCGCGATCGCGGGGCGCACTGGATGACGTACTTCGAGGTCGCCGACACCGACGCCGCCGCCCGCCAGGTGACGGACCTGGGCGGGACGGTCATCCGCACGCCGCGCGACTCCGAGTACGGCCGGCTGGCCACCGTGGCGGACCCCGAGGGCGCCGTCTTCACCGTGATCCGGTCCCGGCCGCAGCCGGGGGGCGGCGGCAGCTAG
- a CDS encoding thymidine kinase, protein MPELVFFSGTMDCGKSTLALQIEHNRSARGLEGLIFTRNDRAGEGVLSSRLGLETKAVEAADDFDFYGYLVTHLSGGARADYVIVDEAQFFTPDQIDQLARIVDDLRLDVFAFGITTDFRTKLFPGSRRLVEMADRIEVLQVEALCWCGARATHNARTVGGEMVVEGEQVVVGDVNRPGAKMGYEVLCRRHHIRRMTAAAARAAAISPDVLPVD, encoded by the coding sequence ATGCCTGAGCTCGTGTTCTTCTCCGGAACGATGGACTGCGGGAAGAGCACCCTCGCCCTGCAGATCGAGCACAACCGCTCGGCACGCGGCCTGGAGGGCCTGATCTTCACCCGCAACGACCGGGCCGGCGAGGGCGTCCTCTCCTCCCGGCTCGGCCTGGAGACCAAGGCCGTCGAGGCCGCCGACGACTTCGACTTCTACGGCTACCTCGTCACGCACCTGTCCGGCGGCGCCCGCGCCGACTACGTCATCGTCGACGAGGCCCAGTTCTTCACCCCGGACCAGATCGACCAGCTCGCGCGCATCGTCGACGACCTGCGGCTGGACGTCTTCGCCTTCGGGATCACCACCGACTTCCGCACCAAGCTCTTCCCCGGCTCCCGGCGCCTGGTGGAGATGGCCGACCGGATCGAGGTGCTCCAGGTCGAGGCCCTGTGCTGGTGCGGCGCCCGTGCCACGCACAACGCCCGTACGGTGGGCGGGGAGATGGTCGTCGAGGGCGAGCAGGTCGTCGTCGGCGACGTCAACCGCCCCGGCGCGAAGATGGGCTACGAGGTGCTCTGCCGCCGCCACCACATCCGGCGGATGACCGCGGCCGCGGCGCGCGCGGCGGCGATCTCGCCGGACGTCCTGCCGGTCGACTAG
- a CDS encoding alkaline phosphatase family protein: MVHPAPSYEPLDPYAAPAPRYGSGSLSDLLPAVAAGLGITGAPRTALDLAPADRVCVFLVDGMGWELIRRHPDEAPFLTSLIAGSATGSGRPITAGFPSTTATSLASVGTGLPPGAHGLAGYTVLNPDTGELMNQLRWQPWTDPYAWQPYPTVFQLAQAAGIETCQVTSPTFQHTPLTKIALSGGTFHGRLTGEERMDLTAERLAATDRALVYTYYSELDSMGHRHGVDSDAWRGQLMMADRLAQRLAEQLPPRSALYITADHGMIDIPFDPESRIDFDEDWELRAGVAVLAGEARARHVYAVPGAAADVHAVWSEVLGEQMWVASREEAVAAGWFGPVVEDRVLGRIGDVVAVARDDIAIVATRSEPGESTMVGLHGSMTPVEQLVPLLEVRT; this comes from the coding sequence ATGGTCCATCCCGCCCCGTCCTACGAACCGCTCGATCCGTACGCCGCGCCCGCCCCGCGCTACGGCAGCGGCTCGCTGAGCGACCTGCTGCCCGCGGTCGCCGCCGGGCTCGGCATCACCGGCGCCCCGCGGACGGCGCTCGACCTCGCGCCCGCCGACCGGGTCTGCGTGTTCCTCGTCGACGGCATGGGCTGGGAACTGATCCGCCGGCATCCCGACGAGGCGCCGTTCCTCACCTCCCTGATCGCCGGCTCGGCCACCGGCAGCGGCCGGCCGATCACCGCGGGCTTCCCCTCCACCACCGCGACCTCGCTCGCCTCCGTCGGCACCGGGCTGCCGCCCGGCGCGCACGGCCTGGCCGGGTACACCGTGCTGAACCCGGACACCGGCGAGCTGATGAACCAGCTGCGCTGGCAGCCGTGGACCGACCCGTACGCCTGGCAGCCGTACCCCACGGTCTTCCAGCTCGCCCAGGCCGCCGGCATCGAGACCTGCCAGGTCACCTCGCCCACCTTCCAGCACACCCCGCTGACGAAGATCGCCCTCAGCGGCGGCACCTTCCACGGGCGGCTCACCGGCGAGGAGCGCATGGACCTCACCGCCGAGCGGCTCGCCGCGACCGACCGGGCGCTGGTCTACACGTACTACAGCGAGCTGGACTCCATGGGTCACCGGCACGGGGTCGACTCCGACGCCTGGCGCGGCCAGCTGATGATGGCCGACCGGCTCGCCCAGCGGCTCGCCGAGCAGCTCCCGCCGCGCAGCGCGCTCTACATCACCGCCGACCACGGCATGATCGACATCCCCTTCGACCCGGAGTCCCGGATCGACTTCGACGAGGACTGGGAGCTGCGCGCCGGCGTAGCCGTCCTCGCCGGCGAGGCCCGGGCCCGTCACGTCTACGCCGTGCCCGGCGCCGCAGCCGACGTGCACGCGGTGTGGAGCGAGGTGCTCGGCGAGCAGATGTGGGTGGCCTCCCGTGAAGAGGCGGTCGCCGCGGGCTGGTTCGGGCCCGTCGTGGAGGACCGGGTGCTCGGCCGCATCGGCGACGTCGTCGCCGTCGCCCGGGACGACATCGCGATCGTCGCCACCCGCTCCGAGCCGGGGGAGTCCACCATGGTCGGCCTGCACGGCTCGATGACCCCCGTGGAGCAACTGGTGCCGCTGCTCGAAGTCCGCACCTGA
- a CDS encoding DUF5998 family protein codes for MAKTGTTTQGLRAAIERSGYYPALVAEAVEASVGGEAVASYLVHQETTFDANEVRRHVTVLVLTSTRFIVSHTDEQSADDTSPSPYATTSTESVKLERISSVVLSRVVANPESYTPGTLPREVVLTIGWGAVSRIDLEPAACGDPNCEADHGYTGSSSADDLSLRVSEAGDGPETVRQALAFAQALSEATAGAAS; via the coding sequence ATGGCGAAGACCGGTACGACGACCCAGGGGCTGCGCGCGGCGATCGAGCGCAGCGGCTACTACCCCGCCCTCGTGGCCGAGGCCGTGGAGGCCTCCGTCGGTGGGGAGGCGGTCGCCTCGTACCTGGTCCACCAGGAGACCACCTTCGACGCGAACGAGGTCCGCCGGCACGTCACCGTCCTGGTCCTGACCAGCACCCGCTTCATCGTCAGCCACACCGACGAGCAGAGCGCCGACGACACCTCCCCGAGCCCCTACGCCACCACCTCCACCGAGTCGGTCAAGCTCGAGCGGATCTCGTCGGTCGTGCTGAGCCGGGTCGTCGCCAACCCCGAGTCGTACACCCCGGGCACCCTGCCCCGCGAGGTCGTGCTGACCATCGGCTGGGGCGCGGTCAGCCGCATCGACCTCGAGCCCGCCGCCTGCGGCGACCCCAACTGCGAGGCCGACCACGGCTACACCGGCTCCTCCAGCGCCGACGACCTGAGCCTGCGGGTCAGCGAGGCGGGCGACGGCCCCGAGACCGTCCGCCAGGCCCTCGCCTTCGCGCAGGCGCTCTCCGAGGCGACCGCGGGCGCGGCCTCCTGA